A region of Bacillus solimangrovi DNA encodes the following proteins:
- a CDS encoding SGNH/GDSL hydrolase family protein codes for MKQIMFTLTVIGIFIISITFTIKVFIQPVPPLHVQDAMSKPLIGSTYFSIMKDFDARTNIYEKNSSSSFSSEVMKTSINFLVKDDVNITAIGDSLTQGVGDETKNGGYVGILENMLSNNKQGIVMNIDNFGKRGNRTDQLLKRLEQKELVNSLKKADIVLITIGANDVMKVVKSNFTELQYHNFIKAQSGYEKRLRDIFNKVNEINSNASIYLLGIYNPFEEYFSNIPEIDTIMNDWNILSSNITDEYENVTFIPIGDIFSKSRENLLAEDQFHPNLNGYAFIAKRVFTIIEEDISKNEIQNH; via the coding sequence ATGAAACAAATAATGTTCACCTTAACTGTCATCGGAATATTTATTATTAGTATTACCTTTACGATCAAAGTATTTATTCAACCTGTTCCACCTCTTCATGTTCAGGATGCTATGTCAAAACCACTAATAGGCTCAACATACTTCAGTATAATGAAAGATTTTGATGCCCGAACTAACATTTATGAAAAAAATAGCTCCAGTTCATTTTCTTCAGAAGTAATGAAAACCTCCATTAATTTTTTAGTAAAAGATGATGTCAATATCACTGCAATTGGCGATTCTCTCACCCAAGGTGTTGGAGATGAAACTAAAAATGGTGGTTATGTTGGCATATTAGAAAATATGTTATCCAATAATAAACAAGGTATAGTTATGAATATCGATAATTTTGGTAAACGAGGCAACCGAACTGATCAGTTGCTGAAACGGCTAGAACAAAAAGAACTAGTTAATTCCTTAAAAAAAGCAGATATTGTTCTAATAACTATCGGTGCAAACGATGTAATGAAAGTAGTCAAATCAAATTTTACTGAACTACAATATCATAATTTTATTAAAGCTCAGTCAGGTTATGAAAAACGACTACGTGATATATTTAATAAAGTTAACGAAATTAATTCAAATGCCAGCATTTATTTACTTGGGATATACAATCCTTTCGAAGAGTATTTTTCTAACATTCCTGAAATCGACACCATTATGAACGATTGGAATATTTTAAGTAGTAACATTACAGACGAATACGAAAATGTCACCTTTATCCCGATTGGAGACATCTTTTCAAAATCACGTGAAAATCTTCTTGCTGAAGATCAATTTCATCCCAATTTAAATGGCTATGCATTCATTGCTAAACGAGTATTTACGATTATTGAAGAAGACATCTCAAAAAATGAAATACAAAACCATTAG
- a CDS encoding DNA topoisomerase III has protein sequence MKLIIAEKPDQGLKLASPFSHERKGDYLEIKPNDFFPEGALLTWAIGHLCELVPPEQYHSQWKKWSLEQLPLLPDKFQHQVTRGKGKQFNVVKKLVQNQSVRSIIIASDAGREGEAIVRTILSLCHNKKPIERLWISSLTPNSVKNGFENLLSEEETRPIYYEALSRSCADWLVGMNASRVYTLLLQEKGISDVFSTGRVQTPTLALIEEREKEIEDFKSESFWEVVASFNIESKTYIGKWHKDNETRIKNEKEADAIAHFCENKRFEVKEVVKEKKEYNPPFLFNLSSLQATANQLFKFPPKKTLDVAQKLYVKGIISYPRSDSAFVTKEEAAGFPNILSKLSQFNEYQIYFPTTFDSIMNNKRYVNEKKVTDHYAIIPTEQVTNPSKLSGDEQKIYDLIIRRLIAAHYNNAIFNYTVIHSLVDGRATFISKGKELVEQGWRKVIYQDTKLKKNGEEDLLLPNLEQGESGVVEHTEVKDGKTQPPKRYTEGQLITLMKTVGKRLEDSELSKVLNQTEGLGTEATRAGIIDVLKARKYIEVKKNQVYVLDKGRVLIEAVGSNVLSSAEMTAKWEKRLREIGHGKASPTQFMEQAKKLTKKLIEDAKSQSQAWKFEHVDIKSIQRTSSKKKRATGKPIGNCKKCDGKVIDKGSFYGCSKYTQTNCDFTISKKILGKTISQSNVKKLLNDESTNLIKGFKKGDKVFDAKLGWSENNLSFVFN, from the coding sequence TTGAAATTAATAATTGCGGAAAAACCAGATCAGGGTTTAAAGTTAGCTAGTCCTTTTTCACATGAGCGAAAAGGTGATTATTTAGAAATAAAACCGAATGATTTCTTTCCAGAAGGAGCATTATTAACGTGGGCAATTGGTCATTTATGTGAACTTGTTCCACCAGAACAATATCATTCACAATGGAAGAAATGGTCGTTAGAACAGTTACCACTTCTTCCTGATAAGTTTCAACATCAAGTGACACGTGGCAAAGGAAAACAATTTAATGTTGTAAAAAAACTTGTTCAGAATCAAAGTGTACGAAGTATTATAATTGCTAGTGATGCAGGGCGTGAAGGTGAAGCAATTGTACGAACGATTTTATCATTATGTCACAATAAAAAACCAATCGAACGATTATGGATATCTTCGCTTACACCAAATTCAGTGAAAAATGGATTTGAAAATTTATTGAGTGAAGAAGAAACAAGACCGATTTATTATGAAGCGTTAAGTCGTTCGTGTGCAGATTGGCTTGTTGGGATGAACGCTTCACGTGTATATACATTACTTCTGCAAGAAAAAGGGATTTCGGATGTGTTTTCAACAGGGCGTGTTCAAACACCTACGTTGGCTTTAATCGAAGAGCGAGAAAAAGAAATTGAGGATTTTAAATCAGAGTCTTTTTGGGAAGTTGTTGCAAGTTTTAATATTGAATCTAAAACGTATATTGGAAAATGGCATAAAGATAATGAAACACGTATAAAAAATGAAAAGGAAGCTGACGCAATTGCTCATTTTTGTGAAAACAAACGTTTCGAGGTCAAAGAAGTAGTGAAAGAAAAAAAAGAATATAACCCACCATTCTTATTTAACTTATCATCTCTTCAAGCTACAGCTAATCAGTTGTTTAAGTTCCCTCCTAAAAAAACGTTAGATGTTGCTCAAAAATTATATGTCAAAGGGATTATTTCTTATCCTAGAAGTGACTCCGCCTTTGTAACGAAAGAAGAAGCAGCGGGTTTCCCAAATATCTTAAGTAAGCTTAGCCAGTTTAATGAATATCAAATATATTTTCCAACAACCTTTGACTCCATCATGAATAATAAACGTTATGTGAATGAAAAGAAGGTTACAGATCATTACGCAATTATTCCAACAGAGCAAGTTACAAACCCAAGTAAGTTGTCAGGTGATGAACAAAAAATATATGACTTGATTATCCGACGTTTAATTGCTGCTCACTATAACAATGCCATCTTTAACTACACTGTGATTCATTCGTTAGTAGATGGACGTGCAACATTTATTTCAAAGGGAAAAGAGCTCGTCGAGCAGGGGTGGCGCAAGGTAATCTATCAAGATACAAAACTTAAAAAAAATGGTGAGGAAGATTTGCTTTTACCCAATCTTGAACAAGGTGAGAGTGGAGTCGTTGAGCACACTGAAGTTAAAGATGGCAAAACACAACCACCGAAGCGATATACTGAAGGTCAGTTAATCACTTTAATGAAGACAGTTGGAAAACGGTTAGAAGACAGTGAACTCAGTAAAGTTCTAAATCAGACCGAAGGATTAGGTACAGAGGCAACGCGTGCAGGCATTATTGATGTGTTGAAAGCAAGGAAATATATCGAAGTGAAGAAAAATCAAGTGTATGTACTTGATAAAGGGAGAGTACTAATTGAAGCTGTCGGGAGCAATGTGCTATCATCAGCAGAAATGACGGCGAAATGGGAAAAACGATTACGAGAGATTGGACATGGAAAGGCATCACCAACACAATTCATGGAACAAGCCAAGAAACTAACAAAAAAACTAATTGAAGATGCAAAATCACAAAGTCAGGCGTGGAAATTTGAGCATGTTGATATAAAATCAATTCAACGAACAAGTTCGAAAAAAAAGAGAGCGACTGGAAAACCAATTGGAAATTGTAAAAAGTGTGATGGTAAAGTTATTGACAAAGGCTCATTTTATGGTTGTTCGAAGTATACGCAGACAAACTGTGATTTTACGATTTCCAAAAAAATTCTAGGCAAAACCATTTCTCAATCAAATGTAAAGAAGTTATTGAATGATGAATCTACGAACTTAATCAAAGGATTTAAAAAAGGTGATAAAGTATTCGATGCAAAATTAGGATGGTCAGAAAATAATCTTAGTTTTGTATTTAATTGA
- a CDS encoding YpmS family protein, producing the protein MFNMRNIWKISFFLLLSFNIFLLFWIITLFYSDPDNSNFTSKKNKHYAGTEFTILSTKQNLNELINNYLDNISNNNNIKYTVLIDKNVQLTGSIVAFDTEIPLTATFNPIVQPDGDLILQQESIKLGNLHLPNRNVLKYVADKYPMPDWVQVDPESETIYVAITEMDTNNNFYVKAKEFNLYQNNIAFSITIPQEKLSLEKRLSNFFNK; encoded by the coding sequence ATGTTTAACATGAGAAATATTTGGAAAATCTCTTTTTTTCTTTTGCTTAGTTTTAACATATTTTTGCTATTTTGGATCATTACGCTTTTTTATTCAGATCCTGACAATTCAAACTTTACAAGTAAAAAAAACAAACATTATGCAGGGACAGAGTTTACAATATTATCAACAAAACAAAACTTAAATGAATTAATTAACAATTATTTAGATAATATATCTAATAATAACAACATTAAGTACACCGTTTTGATCGACAAGAACGTTCAACTCACAGGATCAATTGTTGCCTTCGATACAGAGATCCCTTTAACTGCTACATTCAACCCGATCGTACAACCTGATGGGGATCTTATACTTCAACAGGAATCAATCAAACTTGGTAATTTACATTTACCGAATCGCAATGTCTTGAAGTATGTTGCAGACAAATATCCTATGCCTGATTGGGTTCAAGTAGATCCAGAATCCGAAACTATTTATGTTGCTATAACGGAAATGGACACCAACAATAACTTTTATGTGAAAGCAAAAGAATTCAACTTATATCAAAATAACATTGCGTTTAGCATTACGATTCCTCAAGAAAAACTAAGCCTTGAGAAAAGGCTTTCAAACTTCTTCAATAAGTAA